From the genome of Virgibacillus siamensis, one region includes:
- a CDS encoding MFS transporter, producing MKRDKGKKNEKNLKRKKKSELTEDDITVVDKDVAKKAVVATGIGNAMEWFDFGIYSYLAATIGKIFFPEMEGSTQLVFSFATFSVAFLVRPLGGMFFGSLGDKIGRKKVLAMTLILMAFATLSIGLIPTYSSIGLTAPILLLAARLIQGFSTGGEYSGAMTFIAESTPDSRRGVMSSGLEVGTLIGYIGGSGIVTLLTFLLGSETMLDWGWRIPFLIAAPIGVIGFYLRTHLEESPAFEKMEQQKEASEDESRHVPLKDLVLYHRKALLMGLILVLFYNVIDYTILTYMPSHLTAVLGYGQTKGLLLILIVMFIMIPIVFLMGHFGDRIGNKRIIQSSLIGFILLAVPSFMLINSNVTAWVFIGIMIMAILLAALMGTMPSQLPSLFFTEVRYGGLAITYNISVSLFGGTAPLVVSWLVDISGSNLAPAFYVIFVALIGIVVVSLFLTKTSGKPLRGSPPAIAAEENLLEAIDDTNEELWWTDEKDRIDKEKNNNDDNQTQ from the coding sequence ATGAAACGGGATAAAGGAAAGAAAAATGAAAAAAATTTAAAGCGGAAAAAGAAAAGTGAATTAACGGAAGATGATATTACCGTTGTCGATAAGGATGTTGCAAAAAAAGCAGTTGTTGCAACCGGTATCGGCAATGCAATGGAATGGTTCGATTTCGGGATTTATTCGTACCTGGCTGCCACGATTGGTAAAATATTTTTTCCGGAAATGGAAGGTTCAACACAGTTAGTATTCAGTTTCGCGACATTTTCCGTAGCATTTCTGGTCCGGCCGCTGGGTGGCATGTTTTTCGGTTCACTTGGCGATAAGATTGGCCGGAAAAAGGTTCTCGCAATGACGCTCATTTTAATGGCATTTGCAACGTTAAGTATCGGTTTGATACCAACGTATTCTTCTATCGGACTTACAGCACCAATATTACTATTGGCAGCTCGGCTGATCCAAGGCTTCTCAACCGGCGGGGAATATTCCGGGGCAATGACATTTATAGCAGAATCGACACCTGACAGCAGACGCGGGGTTATGTCCAGCGGTCTCGAGGTAGGTACATTAATTGGTTACATTGGCGGTTCTGGTATTGTGACCCTTCTGACCTTCCTGCTTGGTTCCGAAACCATGTTGGACTGGGGATGGCGAATTCCATTTCTGATTGCCGCACCAATCGGTGTCATTGGTTTTTATTTGCGGACACACTTGGAAGAATCGCCCGCATTCGAGAAAATGGAACAGCAGAAAGAAGCATCAGAGGATGAGTCCCGCCACGTTCCACTGAAGGACCTTGTACTATATCATCGGAAAGCACTTTTGATGGGATTGATTCTGGTTCTCTTTTACAATGTAATTGACTATACGATTCTGACCTATATGCCATCCCATTTAACAGCAGTACTTGGATACGGCCAGACAAAAGGATTGTTATTGATTCTAATCGTCATGTTCATTATGATTCCAATTGTATTTCTGATGGGACATTTTGGCGACCGAATTGGTAATAAACGAATCATTCAGTCAAGCTTAATCGGCTTTATCTTACTTGCAGTTCCATCATTTATGCTGATTAACTCCAATGTAACAGCATGGGTCTTTATTGGTATTATGATCATGGCCATTCTATTGGCGGCATTAATGGGAACCATGCCATCACAGCTGCCGTCCCTGTTTTTCACAGAGGTAAGGTACGGCGGATTAGCCATTACTTACAATATTTCCGTTTCCTTATTCGGCGGGACAGCACCACTGGTGGTTTCCTGGCTGGTAGATATTTCAGGAAGTAATCTTGCTCCGGCATTTTACGTGATTTTTGTCGCGTTGATCGGCATTGTTGTGGTTTCCTTATTCCTGACAAAAACATCAGGAAAGCCGCTTCGAGGATCTCCACCAGCCATTGCTGCAGAAGAAAACCTGCTGGAGGCAATTGATGATACGAATGAAGAACTCTGGTGGACGGATGAAAAAGACCGAATCGACAAGGAAAAAAATAATAACGATGATAACCAAACACAATAA
- the tadA gene encoding tRNA adenosine(34) deaminase TadA, with product MDDIIHMRQAIDEAVKAKEIGEVPIGAVITCEGEVIGSGHNVRETSQMTLSHAELIAIKEANKTIGSWRLEDCTLYVTLEPCPMCAGAIVQSRIKRVVYGAPDPKAGCAGTLMNLLDEERFNHRAELTAGVLKEECGSLLTDFFKELRQRKKL from the coding sequence ATGGATGACATCATACATATGCGCCAGGCAATTGATGAGGCTGTAAAGGCTAAGGAAATTGGTGAAGTCCCGATTGGTGCGGTAATTACATGTGAAGGGGAAGTAATTGGTTCCGGCCACAATGTGCGTGAGACCTCACAGATGACGTTATCACATGCGGAATTGATTGCAATCAAAGAAGCTAATAAAACAATTGGCAGTTGGAGGCTTGAGGATTGTACATTATATGTAACACTGGAACCATGCCCAATGTGTGCCGGCGCCATCGTACAATCAAGGATTAAGCGGGTGGTTTACGGTGCGCCTGACCCAAAAGCAGGCTGTGCGGGTACGTTAATGAATTTGTTGGATGAAGAACGTTTTAATCATCGGGCAGAACTGACCGCTGGCGTGCTAAAGGAAGAATGCGGGAGTCTTTTAACGGACTTTTTTAAAGAACTGAGGCAACGGAAAAAGCTATAG
- the recR gene encoding recombination mediator RecR, which translates to MYYPEPISKLIDSFTKLPGIGPKTAVRLAFFVLNMKEDDVLDFAKSLVNAKRELTHCSTCGHITDQDPCPICQDTTRDQSIICVVQDPKDVIAMEKMKEYHGKYHVLHGAISPMDGIGPEDINVPGLINRLKDEEVKELILATNPNIEGEATAMYISRLVKPSGIKTTRIAHGLPVGGDLEYADEVTLSKALEGRRDL; encoded by the coding sequence ATGTATTATCCTGAACCGATTTCCAAACTGATAGACAGCTTTACAAAATTGCCGGGGATTGGACCAAAAACTGCTGTCCGACTGGCATTTTTTGTATTAAATATGAAAGAGGACGATGTACTGGATTTTGCAAAGTCCTTAGTAAATGCAAAGCGGGAACTTACCCACTGCTCCACCTGTGGACATATAACTGATCAGGATCCGTGTCCCATTTGTCAGGATACAACCAGGGATCAATCGATTATTTGCGTTGTGCAGGATCCCAAAGATGTGATTGCGATGGAGAAGATGAAGGAATATCACGGAAAATATCACGTTTTGCATGGTGCCATTTCACCCATGGATGGGATAGGACCGGAAGATATAAATGTACCAGGCCTCATCAATAGATTGAAAGATGAGGAAGTAAAAGAGTTGATTCTGGCTACGAATCCGAACATCGAAGGGGAAGCAACAGCAATGTATATTTCAAGACTTGTTAAACCATCGGGAATTAAGACGACACGAATTGCGCATGGTCTTCCTGTTGGCGGCGATTTGGAGTATGCCGATGAAGTTACATTATCAAAAGCATTAGAGGGCAGAAGGGATTTATAG
- a CDS encoding YbaB/EbfC family nucleoid-associated protein, translating to MKGGNMGNMMKQMQKMQKKMMKAQDELHEMTFESSAGGGMVTVTANGKKEITDVQIKEEVVDPDDVEMLQDLILTATNDVIKQIDDKTNETMGQFTKGLNMPGGMF from the coding sequence ATGAAAGGTGGAAATATGGGAAATATGATGAAGCAAATGCAAAAAATGCAAAAGAAAATGATGAAGGCACAGGATGAACTGCATGAAATGACATTCGAATCATCTGCAGGCGGCGGTATGGTAACTGTCACGGCAAATGGTAAAAAAGAAATTACAGATGTACAAATTAAAGAAGAAGTAGTTGATCCGGATGATGTGGAAATGCTGCAGGATCTTATTCTGACAGCAACCAACGATGTCATCAAACAAATCGATGATAAAACAAACGAAACGATGGGACAATTCACTAAAGGGTTAAATATGCCTGGTGGAATGTTTTAA
- a CDS encoding pro-sigmaK processing inhibitor BofA family protein, translated as MSSTLVISIMVALIVILLFVGAPVKPMRFIAHSSIKLGIGILFLFFFNVFGGAIGLHIPINLFTVMISGFLGLFGVSSLAAIQLMLIA; from the coding sequence TTGAGCTCAACATTGGTTATTTCGATCATGGTTGCGTTAATTGTTATTCTATTGTTTGTAGGTGCTCCTGTAAAACCGATGCGTTTTATCGCACATAGTTCAATAAAGCTTGGCATTGGCATTTTATTTTTGTTTTTCTTTAATGTGTTCGGGGGAGCAATCGGACTACATATACCGATTAATCTGTTTACTGTAATGATTTCCGGGTTTCTCGGGTTGTTTGGCGTTAGTTCACTTGCTGCCATACAATTAATGTTAATAGCTTAG
- a CDS encoding type 1 glutamine amidotransferase domain-containing protein — MGKKIATVITNMFEDVEYTDPAKAFKDAGHEVVTIEKKKGAVVTGKNNESEVTIDESIDNVKAEDFDALFIPGGFSPDQLRADERFVKFAKHFMDADKPVFAICHGPQLLITAKSLEGRKATGFTSIQVDMEYAGANVQDEEVVVCCNQLVTSRQPDDIPAFNRETLKVLEK; from the coding sequence ATGGGTAAAAAAATAGCAACTGTTATTACAAATATGTTTGAGGATGTTGAATATACAGATCCGGCTAAAGCATTTAAAGATGCCGGACATGAAGTGGTAACCATTGAGAAGAAAAAAGGTGCCGTCGTAACAGGGAAGAACAATGAGTCGGAAGTTACCATTGATGAATCGATTGATAATGTAAAAGCAGAGGACTTTGATGCTTTATTTATTCCGGGTGGTTTCTCACCGGATCAACTTCGCGCAGATGAACGCTTTGTGAAATTTGCCAAACATTTTATGGATGCAGACAAACCGGTCTTTGCTATTTGTCATGGACCACAGCTGCTTATTACCGCAAAATCATTGGAAGGACGCAAAGCAACAGGATTTACCTCCATTCAGGTTGATATGGAGTATGCCGGTGCCAACGTGCAGGATGAGGAAGTAGTAGTTTGCTGCAACCAGCTTGTCACAAGCAGACAACCTGATGATATCCCTGCATTCAACCGTGAAACATTGAAAGTATTGGAAAAATAA
- a CDS encoding YaaL family protein: protein MAKKIKKRDVDEQLLQSIFALEREWKQIQAILDKSIEPSFNGMYNERLAREKYLFLLREARRRKISAVRYSK from the coding sequence ATGGCTAAAAAAATCAAAAAAAGAGATGTGGATGAGCAATTATTACAATCTATTTTTGCCCTGGAACGGGAATGGAAACAGATTCAGGCTATCCTGGACAAAAGCATTGAACCATCGTTTAACGGAATGTACAATGAGAGACTTGCCCGGGAAAAATATTTATTTCTGCTGCGGGAAGCACGGCGGCGGAAAATAAGTGCCGTCCGATACAGTAAATAG
- the dnaX gene encoding DNA polymerase III subunit gamma/tau: MSYQALYRVWRPRNFQDVVGQSHITRTLQNAIVQEKFSHAYIFSGPRGTGKTSAAKIFAKTINCEKAPVKEPCNECDACRGIQDGSISDVIEMDAASHTSVEDIRDIRDKVKYASSVVPYKVYIIDEVHMISVNAFNALLKTLEEPPKHVVFILATTEPHKIPLTILSRCQRFDFKPISSQSIVERMKAIVENEGITVSPEALDTIALAAEGGMRDALSILDQAISYSDESVNLDDVLAVTGGVSQQILTEIVRAMYEKDVQRALSLLDEMIQNGKDPARFVYDLIYFARDLLLYKSAPSLEGILERAIIDENFQKLADTVAVDWIQDAIMHLNQCQQEIKWTNSPKVFIEIALLTITNKESGAGETANAADSEAVNGLLGRLEHLEKELAALKEAPANAARQAPANEPKRAPSRVTRNSFKIPYERIRNVLQEAEKPALKDVQSQWAAFLNKLKSASAPAHATIQDSKPAAASQKALVVQFKYEIHCSLFLEHQNTVESILNNVTGKQLTIIPIPANNWQELRNEYINRQEQSATKQEEQEEDPLISEARKLVGDELLDIHE; encoded by the coding sequence ATGAGCTATCAGGCTTTGTATCGTGTCTGGCGTCCCAGGAATTTTCAGGATGTGGTTGGACAATCACATATAACGAGAACGCTGCAGAATGCAATCGTTCAGGAGAAATTTTCGCATGCGTACATTTTTTCCGGACCGCGTGGAACCGGTAAAACGAGTGCTGCCAAAATTTTTGCTAAAACGATTAACTGTGAAAAAGCCCCTGTGAAAGAGCCGTGCAATGAATGTGACGCATGCAGAGGCATTCAGGATGGCTCCATTTCAGATGTGATTGAAATGGATGCGGCATCACATACCAGTGTTGAAGATATTCGCGATATTCGGGATAAAGTAAAATATGCCTCAAGTGTTGTGCCGTATAAAGTGTATATTATTGACGAGGTTCACATGATTTCGGTCAACGCATTCAACGCTCTTTTGAAAACTTTGGAAGAACCACCGAAGCATGTTGTTTTTATCCTGGCAACGACAGAACCGCATAAAATACCATTGACAATCTTATCACGATGTCAGCGATTCGATTTCAAACCGATTTCCAGTCAATCCATTGTGGAGCGCATGAAAGCGATTGTTGAAAATGAAGGAATCACCGTATCTCCAGAGGCACTTGATACGATAGCATTGGCTGCAGAAGGCGGTATGCGTGATGCATTAAGCATCTTGGACCAGGCTATTTCCTACAGTGATGAAAGTGTCAATCTTGATGATGTACTTGCCGTAACGGGGGGCGTTTCCCAGCAAATACTCACCGAAATTGTAAGAGCGATGTATGAAAAGGATGTGCAGCGTGCATTATCATTACTCGATGAAATGATTCAAAATGGCAAAGATCCGGCCCGGTTTGTATATGATCTTATCTATTTTGCCCGTGATTTGTTATTATATAAAAGTGCACCATCACTCGAAGGCATTCTTGAGCGGGCGATTATCGATGAAAATTTTCAAAAACTCGCCGACACAGTTGCGGTAGACTGGATTCAGGATGCGATAATGCATCTGAACCAGTGCCAGCAGGAAATAAAATGGACGAACAGTCCGAAAGTATTTATTGAGATTGCATTGTTAACGATAACAAATAAAGAATCCGGTGCAGGTGAAACTGCGAATGCCGCTGATTCAGAAGCTGTTAACGGGCTTTTGGGCCGCCTGGAGCATTTGGAAAAAGAACTTGCTGCATTGAAAGAAGCACCTGCAAATGCAGCCAGGCAGGCACCGGCGAATGAGCCGAAAAGAGCACCGTCAAGAGTAACACGAAACAGTTTTAAAATTCCTTATGAAAGAATCCGTAATGTACTGCAAGAAGCAGAAAAGCCCGCTTTGAAAGATGTGCAGTCACAATGGGCAGCATTCCTAAATAAACTGAAGTCAGCCAGTGCTCCGGCACATGCAACGATTCAGGACAGTAAACCAGCAGCTGCATCACAAAAGGCGCTTGTGGTACAGTTTAAGTATGAAATTCATTGCTCATTGTTTTTGGAACACCAAAATACGGTGGAATCCATACTTAATAATGTGACAGGCAAGCAATTGACCATTATTCCGATACCTGCGAATAATTGGCAGGAACTGCGCAATGAATATATAAATCGGCAAGAGCAATCAGCAACGAAACAGGAAGAGCAGGAGGAAGATCCGCTCATTTCCGAAGCAAGAAAACTTGTCGGAGATGAATTGCTGGACATTCACGAATAG
- the hmpA gene encoding NO-inducible flavohemoprotein, with protein MTTQATVELDKQTRDIVKATVPILQERGDEITSRFYQLMFENHPELKNIFNQTNQRKGNQSKALANTVYAAAAHIDQLGDILPQVQQIAQKHKSLNIKPEHYPIVGKYLLLAMKDVLGDTASDDVIEAWEKAYGIISGVFIETEKKMYQELQDTTGGWLDFRNFKVVDKVIESDVITSFYLEPADGNPFPLYQPGQYVTVKAEIPGQPYTHLRQYSLSAAPGEGYYRISVKREDALNRFPAGIVSNYLHTKMEKGSILPISAPSGDFVLDQEDTRPLILMSGGVGLTPMMSMLETSLKQQPDRDVYFIHAANNGNVHAMKDRVRELNEQHQQLHAYTVYANPTDEDKAVCDKTGYVDFDWLTSILPTKDSAFYFCGPEGFMKAMYQNLKQFNVAETDIHFEFFGPATAITA; from the coding sequence TTGACAACACAAGCTACAGTGGAGTTAGACAAACAGACAAGGGACATTGTAAAAGCAACTGTGCCTATATTACAGGAGCGAGGTGATGAGATTACAAGCAGGTTTTATCAACTCATGTTTGAAAATCATCCCGAACTGAAAAATATTTTTAACCAGACGAACCAGCGTAAAGGGAATCAATCAAAGGCGTTGGCAAACACAGTCTATGCAGCGGCAGCTCATATAGATCAGCTTGGCGATATATTACCGCAAGTACAACAAATCGCCCAAAAGCATAAGAGTCTCAACATCAAGCCGGAGCATTACCCGATAGTCGGTAAATATTTATTGCTTGCCATGAAAGATGTGTTGGGGGACACAGCAAGCGATGATGTTATCGAAGCATGGGAAAAAGCATACGGCATTATTTCCGGTGTCTTTATTGAAACGGAGAAGAAAATGTATCAGGAACTTCAAGACACAACGGGGGGGTGGCTTGACTTCCGTAATTTTAAGGTGGTCGATAAAGTAATCGAAAGTGATGTCATCACATCATTTTATCTGGAACCTGCCGATGGGAATCCGTTCCCGCTTTATCAGCCGGGACAATATGTAACGGTGAAAGCGGAAATCCCGGGACAGCCATATACACACTTACGTCAATACAGTTTATCGGCGGCACCAGGGGAAGGATATTACCGGATCAGTGTCAAACGGGAAGACGCCTTGAATCGTTTTCCAGCCGGTATCGTATCCAATTACTTGCATACAAAAATGGAAAAAGGCAGCATATTGCCGATCAGTGCCCCATCCGGTGATTTTGTGCTTGACCAGGAGGATACCCGTCCATTGATTTTAATGAGCGGGGGAGTCGGACTGACCCCAATGATGAGTATGCTGGAAACGAGTTTGAAACAGCAGCCTGATCGTGACGTTTATTTTATTCATGCAGCAAATAATGGCAATGTTCATGCCATGAAAGACCGTGTACGTGAATTAAATGAACAGCATCAACAGTTGCATGCATATACCGTTTATGCGAATCCAACTGATGAAGATAAAGCAGTCTGTGACAAAACCGGATACGTTGATTTTGACTGGCTGACATCTATTCTTCCAACAAAGGACAGTGCATTCTACTTTTGCGGACCAGAAGGATTTATGAAAGCAATGTATCAAAATCTTAAACAATTCAATGTGGCTGAAACAGATATCCATTTTGAATTTTTCGGTCCAGCCACAGCAATTACTGCATAA
- a CDS encoding isochorismatase family cysteine hydrolase: protein MNDSLENSVILFIDIINDFNFDGSKKLLKHTKAILPHLRKLKEFGRKNNIPIIYVNDHYGFWQADFHKIIAHCENEFSKDIISGLRPDDDDYFLMKPQHSAFFQTPLHSLLNELNRTHLIMAGIAGDICILFTAKDAYMYRYSMHVPDNCMASEEQDGNEYALYLMRTVMEAKTNPI from the coding sequence ATGAACGATTCACTTGAAAACAGCGTGATTTTATTTATTGATATTATCAACGATTTTAACTTTGACGGCAGCAAAAAACTGCTCAAACATACTAAAGCGATTTTACCACATTTACGGAAATTAAAAGAATTTGGCAGGAAAAATAACATTCCGATTATCTATGTAAATGATCATTATGGATTTTGGCAGGCGGATTTCCATAAAATCATTGCACATTGTGAAAATGAATTCAGTAAGGATATCATTTCCGGGTTGAGACCAGATGATGATGATTACTTTCTGATGAAACCGCAACATTCAGCGTTTTTCCAAACACCATTACACTCATTGCTGAACGAATTGAACAGGACCCATCTGATTATGGCAGGTATAGCAGGGGATATCTGCATTTTATTTACGGCAAAAGACGCTTATATGTACCGTTATTCCATGCATGTACCGGATAACTGCATGGCCTCGGAAGAACAGGATGGCAATGAATATGCTCTCTATCTGATGCGCACTGTAATGGAAGCAAAAACAAATCCGATTTGA
- a CDS encoding deoxynucleoside kinase — MSKVPFIAIEGPIGIGKTSLAKKLSVHFDFHLLKEIVEENPFLGKFYDDIDEWSFQTEMFFLCNRYKQLEDIERKYLKKNRAVIADYHISKNMIFAKRTLQADKFKKYEQIYHILTKDMPVPNMMIYLHASLDTILKRIRMRGRDIEQNIKPSYLAQLAKDYEDYMNEFELLHPEIPVIRINGDQTDFVKHQDDLNAIIQQVEQQLNNHQVISK, encoded by the coding sequence ATGTCGAAGGTCCCATTTATTGCGATTGAAGGGCCAATTGGGATTGGAAAAACATCACTTGCAAAAAAACTTTCTGTCCATTTTGATTTTCATTTATTAAAAGAAATTGTCGAGGAAAATCCGTTTCTCGGGAAATTTTATGATGATATTGATGAGTGGAGTTTTCAAACAGAAATGTTCTTTTTATGCAATCGCTACAAGCAACTGGAAGATATTGAGCGAAAATATTTGAAAAAAAACCGGGCAGTTATTGCCGATTATCATATATCGAAGAACATGATATTTGCCAAGCGTACATTACAGGCCGATAAATTCAAAAAATACGAGCAAATTTATCATATTTTGACGAAGGATATGCCTGTTCCTAATATGATGATTTATTTGCACGCCAGTCTGGATACCATATTGAAGCGAATCCGCATGCGGGGAAGGGATATCGAGCAAAATATCAAACCATCTTATCTGGCGCAGCTTGCAAAAGATTATGAGGATTACATGAATGAGTTTGAATTACTGCACCCGGAGATTCCAGTCATTCGTATCAATGGGGATCAAACAGATTTTGTAAAACACCAGGATGACCTGAACGCAATCATTCAGCAAGTCGAACAACAACTGAACAATCATCAGGTGATATCGAAATAA
- the acsA gene encoding acetate--CoA ligase, whose translation MHTEKIPAREGNHNLQDYEKMRKTFSWDEMKKNFSWNETGKVNMAYEAIDRHAENPETKDKTALLYSSPDREESLTFDDLKKSSNQFANVLKKYDVEKGDRIFLFLPRSPEFYATFLGILKVGAIAGPLFEAFMEQAVRDRLQDSEASMLITTPDLLERVPQDDLPDLKKIVLVGDNNETSDKYIDYQKEMNEASTDFNIEWVDLEDGMVIHYTSGSTGKPKGVYHVHNAMIQHYATVEWVLDLKKDDVYWCTADPGWVTGTSYGVFAPWLYGVTNVIRGGRFSPDAWYGTLDKYNVTVWYTAPTALRKLVSAGSDAVKNHDLSSLRHIMSVGEPLNPEVVTWGLKAFDLRIHDTWWMTETGAQLIVNLPSMEIRSGSMGKPLPGIEASIVDNEGNELPPNQMGNLAIKKGWPSMMRKIWKRPEKFESYFINGWYVSGDSAYKDEDGYFWFQGRLDDVINTSGERVGPFEVESKLIEHDAVAEAGVIGKPDPERGEIIKAFITLNEGYKESDELLEEIRQFIKTGLSAHAAPRELEVKDSIPKTRSGKIMRRLLKSWELGLPTGDTSTLEE comes from the coding sequence ATGCATACGGAAAAAATCCCTGCACGCGAAGGTAATCATAATCTGCAGGACTATGAAAAGATGCGGAAGACTTTTTCATGGGATGAAATGAAAAAGAACTTCAGCTGGAATGAAACTGGCAAAGTAAATATGGCTTATGAGGCAATTGACCGTCATGCCGAAAATCCGGAAACGAAGGATAAAACAGCACTTTTATATTCCTCGCCGGATCGGGAGGAGTCATTGACATTTGACGATCTGAAAAAAAGCAGTAACCAGTTTGCAAATGTATTAAAAAAATATGATGTGGAAAAAGGCGACAGAATCTTTTTGTTTCTCCCAAGAAGCCCTGAATTCTATGCAACATTTTTAGGGATTCTGAAAGTGGGTGCGATTGCCGGTCCATTATTTGAAGCATTTATGGAACAGGCAGTTCGCGACCGCCTGCAGGACAGTGAAGCAAGCATGCTGATTACGACACCGGATCTGCTTGAGCGGGTGCCGCAGGATGATTTGCCTGACTTGAAGAAAATAGTGCTTGTTGGTGATAACAACGAAACATCTGATAAATACATTGATTATCAGAAAGAGATGAACGAAGCATCTACCGATTTCAATATCGAATGGGTTGATCTGGAAGATGGTATGGTGATTCACTACACATCCGGGTCAACTGGTAAACCAAAAGGTGTTTACCATGTCCATAATGCAATGATTCAGCATTATGCCACAGTGGAATGGGTGCTTGACCTGAAAAAAGATGACGTATATTGGTGCACGGCTGACCCGGGTTGGGTAACCGGAACAAGCTATGGTGTATTTGCCCCTTGGCTGTATGGTGTAACGAATGTTATCCGTGGCGGCCGATTCAGTCCGGATGCATGGTACGGCACACTTGATAAGTATAATGTAACCGTATGGTATACAGCACCGACTGCACTAAGGAAATTGGTAAGTGCCGGTTCAGATGCAGTTAAGAACCATGATCTCTCGTCATTACGCCATATTATGAGTGTCGGGGAGCCATTAAATCCTGAAGTGGTTACATGGGGGCTGAAGGCATTTGATTTACGGATTCATGATACATGGTGGATGACTGAGACAGGTGCCCAGCTTATCGTTAACCTCCCATCAATGGAAATCCGCTCCGGTTCCATGGGTAAGCCGCTTCCTGGTATTGAGGCATCGATTGTGGACAATGAAGGGAACGAACTTCCGCCAAATCAAATGGGCAACCTGGCAATTAAAAAAGGATGGCCGTCAATGATGCGTAAAATCTGGAAGCGTCCGGAGAAATTCGAAAGTTATTTCATTAATGGCTGGTATGTATCCGGTGATAGTGCATATAAAGACGAAGACGGTTATTTCTGGTTCCAGGGACGTCTTGATGATGTTATTAATACGTCAGGTGAGCGTGTCGGACCATTTGAGGTTGAAAGTAAATTGATTGAGCATGATGCTGTTGCGGAAGCTGGCGTCATTGGAAAGCCGGATCCGGAACGCGGTGAAATTATCAAAGCATTCATCACGCTGAATGAAGGTTATAAGGAATCAGATGAACTGCTTGAAGAAATCCGTCAGTTCATTAAAACCGGTCTTAGTGCACATGCGGCACCAAGAGAACTGGAAGTGAAAGATTCCATTCCAAAAACGCGCAGTGGTAAAATTATGCGCCGTCTCCTTAAATCATGGGAGCTTGGCCTGCCGACAGGAGATACGTCAACATTGGAAGAATAA
- a CDS encoding ZIP family metal transporter: protein MMEFLQSLDPAYQALLATLFTWGMTALGAALVFTTKTFNQKFMDSMLGFAGGVMIAASFWSLLAPALEMAGGNGGASWMPVAIGFMLGGIFLWGFDKLLPHLHPMSSPKKAEGINPEKKKRGTLLVFAITMHNIPEGLAVGVAFGSAAIGLESSSLAGAIALAVGIGIQNFPEGVAVSMPLRRDGASRWKSFQYGQFSGMVEPIAAVIGALAVTLMQPLLPYALSFAAGAMIFVTAEEVIPGSQENGNTDLASMSLMIGFTIMMILDVSLG, encoded by the coding sequence ATGATGGAGTTCTTACAATCATTGGATCCTGCTTATCAGGCACTCCTTGCTACTCTGTTCACCTGGGGAATGACTGCTCTCGGTGCAGCACTCGTTTTTACGACGAAAACATTTAATCAGAAATTTATGGATAGTATGCTTGGTTTTGCCGGAGGGGTCATGATTGCAGCAAGTTTCTGGTCATTGCTTGCTCCTGCCCTGGAGATGGCCGGCGGGAACGGGGGTGCATCCTGGATGCCGGTAGCAATTGGTTTCATGCTGGGGGGAATATTCTTATGGGGCTTCGATAAACTTCTGCCCCATTTACATCCAATGTCATCCCCAAAGAAGGCGGAGGGAATCAACCCGGAAAAGAAAAAACGAGGCACACTGCTCGTCTTTGCAATCACCATGCATAATATTCCCGAAGGACTTGCAGTTGGGGTAGCGTTTGGAAGTGCTGCCATCGGACTTGAATCATCATCACTTGCCGGTGCTATTGCACTTGCCGTTGGGATAGGCATACAAAATTTCCCGGAAGGTGTAGCTGTCTCAATGCCGTTACGCAGGGACGGTGCTTCACGATGGAAAAGCTTTCAATATGGACAGTTTTCGGGAATGGTTGAACCCATTGCCGCGGTTATTGGCGCCCTGGCAGTAACATTGATGCAGCCATTACTGCCGTATGCACTAAGTTTTGCAGCTGGGGCAATGATTTTTGTAACAGCAGAGGAAGTAATTCCCGGTTCACAGGAAAATGGAAACACAGACCTTGCTTCCATGAGTCTCATGATAGGATTTACCATTATGATGATTTTGGATGTTTCACTTGGTTAA